A stretch of Longimicrobium terrae DNA encodes these proteins:
- a CDS encoding flavin monoamine oxidase family protein, whose product MTDNTTPFDQDRWDTCVRLARMLLMMDDDGRDLVKQYLEILIDKGLPKTSEPKRVLIVGAGIAGLVSGWLLKEAGHHVTIIEANGNRIGGRLKTFRYDQWRPDLPSPFRDRRQYAEAGAMRLPNFHPLTLALVDKLGLRRRLFYNVDVEPDTGSGTVPPAIYTPFDGSGTWGHEPEVPFVAPTPRNQTWIRVNGMQVRKSEYNAAPAAINATFNMAERLCGTTTNDLVNQAVDKVRDYYSTVGPDGRRVNKPVPEWVEGWARVIYDFDPYSMWGFLKEHGGFSDEAIEAVGTIENLTSRLPLSFFHSFLGRSDINPKATYWEIEGGTWRLPYAFLEFLRDHIVMGRRMVQMEYWDPARAGECGQCTHVGPDGPRVWIKTVGEEAHEDQGGRRTRPPEFEEFTGDVAIVTIPFSSLRHVIVDPMFSYRKRRAIIELHYDSATKVLLEFSRRWWEFTEEEWEREMEAIRPGLYREYQEESNIESHTGDTSLLGAAPSVDESRIGGRERAFYAELRHHRAPDREATHAFGGGSLTDNPNRFMYYPSHPVEGSPGGVVLASYSWADDAARWDSMSDDERYMFALRGLQSLHGRRIEVFYTGFGQTQSWLRNRYAFGEAAVFTPGQLTQFHLNIPTPEGPVHFAGEHTSLKHAWIEGAVESAVRAAVEVNGGVKEAS is encoded by the coding sequence ATGACCGACAATACCACGCCCTTCGATCAGGACCGCTGGGACACCTGCGTCCGACTCGCCCGCATGCTGCTCATGATGGACGACGACGGGCGCGACCTGGTGAAGCAGTACCTGGAAATCCTCATCGACAAAGGACTTCCCAAGACCTCAGAACCCAAGCGCGTCCTTATCGTGGGCGCCGGGATCGCGGGGCTGGTTTCCGGATGGCTGCTCAAGGAAGCCGGCCACCACGTCACCATCATCGAAGCCAACGGCAACCGCATCGGCGGGCGCCTCAAGACCTTTCGCTACGACCAGTGGCGGCCGGACCTGCCCTCGCCCTTCCGCGATCGCCGCCAGTACGCCGAAGCCGGCGCCATGCGCCTCCCCAACTTCCATCCGCTCACCCTGGCGCTCGTCGACAAGCTGGGGCTGCGGCGGCGGCTGTTCTACAACGTGGACGTGGAGCCGGACACGGGAAGCGGCACCGTGCCGCCCGCCATCTACACGCCCTTTGACGGCAGCGGCACGTGGGGGCACGAGCCGGAGGTGCCCTTCGTCGCGCCCACGCCGCGCAACCAGACGTGGATCCGCGTCAACGGCATGCAGGTGCGCAAGAGCGAGTACAACGCGGCGCCGGCGGCCATCAACGCCACGTTCAACATGGCGGAGCGGCTGTGCGGCACCACGACCAACGACCTGGTGAACCAGGCCGTGGACAAGGTGCGCGACTACTACTCCACCGTGGGGCCGGACGGCCGGCGCGTCAACAAGCCGGTCCCGGAGTGGGTGGAAGGGTGGGCGCGGGTCATCTACGACTTCGACCCGTACAGCATGTGGGGATTTCTCAAGGAGCACGGCGGGTTCAGCGACGAGGCCATCGAGGCGGTGGGAACGATCGAAAACCTCACCTCGCGCCTGCCGCTCTCCTTCTTTCACAGCTTTCTGGGGCGCAGCGACATCAATCCCAAGGCCACGTACTGGGAGATCGAGGGCGGCACGTGGCGGCTTCCGTATGCATTCCTGGAATTCCTGCGCGACCACATCGTGATGGGCCGGCGGATGGTGCAGATGGAATACTGGGATCCCGCGCGCGCCGGGGAGTGCGGCCAGTGCACGCACGTGGGGCCGGACGGGCCGCGCGTGTGGATCAAGACCGTGGGCGAGGAGGCGCACGAGGACCAGGGCGGCCGCCGCACCCGCCCGCCGGAGTTCGAGGAGTTCACCGGCGACGTGGCCATCGTCACGATTCCGTTCAGCAGCCTGCGGCACGTGATCGTCGATCCCATGTTCAGCTACCGGAAGCGCCGCGCCATCATCGAGCTGCACTACGACTCCGCCACCAAGGTGCTGCTGGAGTTCAGCCGGCGCTGGTGGGAGTTCACGGAAGAAGAGTGGGAGCGGGAGATGGAGGCCATTCGCCCCGGACTGTACCGCGAGTACCAGGAGGAGAGCAACATCGAATCGCACACGGGCGATACGTCGCTGCTGGGCGCGGCGCCGTCGGTGGATGAATCGCGCATCGGCGGGCGCGAGCGGGCGTTCTACGCGGAACTGCGCCACCACCGCGCCCCGGACCGCGAGGCCACGCACGCGTTCGGCGGCGGCTCGCTGACGGACAATCCCAACCGCTTCATGTACTACCCGTCGCACCCGGTGGAGGGGAGCCCGGGCGGCGTGGTGCTCGCCAGCTACAGCTGGGCGGACGACGCGGCGCGGTGGGATTCCATGAGCGATGATGAGCGCTACATGTTCGCGCTCCGGGGGCTGCAGTCGCTGCACGGCCGGCGCATCGAGGTATTCTACACCGGGTTCGGGCAGACGCAGAGCTGGCTGCGCAACCGCTACGCGTTCGGCGAGGCGGCCGTCTTCACCCCCGGGCAGCTGACGCAGTTCCATCTCAACATCCCCACGCCGGAGGGGCCGGTGCACTTCGCGGGGGAGCATACGTCGCTCAAGCACGCGTGGATCGAGGGCGCGGTGGAATCGGCGGTGCGCGCGGCGGTGGAGGTGAACGGTGGCGTGAAGGAGGCCTCGTGA
- a CDS encoding glycoside hydrolase family 10 protein: protein MGDGMAMAHAWRKMVVRGMMMVGAALAACTRPPPVQAPAPVEPVPAVAATAAPVDEQAPPLAREFRGVWVATVANIDWPSAPGLPVERQRAELIALLDRSQQLNLNAIVLQVRTAGDALYPSRLEPWSEYLTGTAGRAPQPAWDPLAFAVEESHRRGMELHAWFNPYRARHPSAKTPLPPGHIGREHPELVKRYGTHLWMDPGEPAVRAHSLAVVMDVVNRYDIDGVHIDDYFYPYPENDASGRPIDFPDDRSWRRYQQMHGLLSRNDWRRENVNLFVREMYAQVKAAKPWVKVGISPFGVYRPNHPVGIAPRGFDQYERLYADARLWFREGWMDYFTPQLYWPISRPDLSYPVLLRWWAEQNVTNRHLWPGNFTSRTFEGAPVRWRADEVTNQVWATRGQAGATGNVHFSMRAFQLNPDSLSEKLIAGPYAQQALVPASPWLGGDTLAAPTLAFRQAAGGAATVEIAPNGNAPRWWAVQARRGTEWSTRVVPGTARSYTFSTPADSVAPEAVVVSGIDRVGIQGRPAAVRGTGGQ from the coding sequence ATGGGTGACGGAATGGCGATGGCGCACGCGTGGCGGAAGATGGTGGTTCGGGGGATGATGATGGTCGGCGCGGCGCTGGCGGCGTGCACGCGGCCGCCCCCGGTGCAGGCGCCCGCGCCGGTGGAGCCGGTGCCCGCGGTGGCGGCAACCGCGGCGCCGGTGGATGAACAGGCGCCACCGCTCGCGCGCGAGTTCCGCGGCGTGTGGGTGGCCACGGTGGCCAACATCGACTGGCCCAGCGCCCCCGGGCTGCCGGTGGAGCGCCAGCGCGCCGAGCTGATCGCGCTCCTGGACCGGTCGCAGCAGCTCAACCTGAACGCCATCGTGCTGCAGGTACGCACGGCGGGCGACGCACTGTATCCGTCACGGCTGGAACCGTGGTCCGAGTACCTGACCGGCACGGCCGGGCGCGCGCCGCAGCCCGCGTGGGACCCGCTCGCGTTCGCGGTGGAGGAATCGCACCGCCGCGGAATGGAGCTGCACGCGTGGTTCAATCCGTACCGCGCCCGCCATCCCAGCGCTAAGACGCCGCTGCCGCCGGGGCACATCGGCCGCGAGCATCCGGAACTGGTGAAGCGCTACGGCACGCACCTGTGGATGGACCCCGGCGAGCCCGCGGTGCGCGCCCACTCCCTTGCCGTCGTGATGGATGTCGTGAACCGGTACGACATCGACGGCGTGCACATCGACGACTACTTCTATCCGTATCCGGAGAACGACGCGTCGGGCCGCCCCATCGACTTTCCCGACGACCGCAGCTGGCGGCGGTACCAGCAGATGCACGGGCTCCTTTCCCGCAACGACTGGCGGCGCGAGAACGTAAATCTGTTCGTCCGCGAGATGTACGCGCAGGTCAAGGCGGCCAAGCCGTGGGTCAAGGTGGGGATCAGCCCGTTCGGCGTGTACCGGCCGAACCATCCGGTCGGCATCGCGCCGCGCGGATTTGACCAGTACGAGAGGCTGTACGCGGACGCGCGGCTGTGGTTCAGGGAGGGGTGGATGGATTACTTCACGCCACAGCTGTACTGGCCCATCTCGCGCCCGGACTTGAGCTATCCCGTGCTGCTTCGGTGGTGGGCGGAGCAGAACGTGACCAACCGGCACCTGTGGCCGGGCAACTTCACCAGCCGCACCTTTGAGGGCGCGCCCGTGCGCTGGCGCGCGGACGAGGTGACGAACCAGGTCTGGGCCACGCGAGGGCAGGCGGGCGCCACAGGCAACGTGCACTTCAGCATGCGCGCGTTTCAGCTGAATCCCGACTCGCTGAGCGAAAAGCTGATCGCGGGTCCGTACGCGCAGCAGGCACTGGTTCCCGCGTCGCCCTGGCTGGGCGGCGACACGCTCGCCGCGCCCACGCTCGCGTTCCGGCAGGCGGCGGGTGGCGCGGCCACGGTGGAGATCGCGCCGAACGGGAATGCGCCGCGGTGGTGGGCGGTGCAGGCGCGGCGCGGCACGGAGTGGAGCACGCGCGTCGTGCCGGGGACGGCGCGCTCGTATACGTTCTCCACGCCGGCGGATTCGGTGGCGCCAGAGGCGGTGGTGGTGTCCGGCATCGACCGCGTCGGTATTCAGGGTCGCCCGGCGGCGGTGCGGGGGACGGGCGGGCAGTAA
- a CDS encoding histidine phosphatase family protein, with translation MASPLTRVFLVRHGATILTAEDRFAGAVDVPLSDEGRAQAQRLSERLAGTPIHAAYASPLGRAMDTAGIVAGPHGVTVQSNPALREISHGRWEEMTRAEVEAQYADEAANWDADPYTFAPQGGESGLQVTARALPAVLDIVRAHPEQTVLIVSHKATIRLLLSSLLGFDPRRYRDNLDQSPAALNVVDFRGPTKARLTLFNDTSHYEQGGLALPAMPGPRLSRWWCGVDEQPDAQRWALWRQDDNGNRFRVDDFATRAEADASMADFESRHHKQTYWIAPAE, from the coding sequence ATGGCTTCGCCCCTGACCCGCGTGTTTCTGGTGCGCCACGGCGCCACCATTCTGACCGCCGAAGACCGCTTTGCCGGCGCGGTGGACGTACCCCTTTCCGACGAAGGGCGCGCACAGGCCCAGCGTCTTTCGGAGCGTCTGGCGGGGACGCCCATCCACGCCGCGTACGCCTCGCCGCTGGGCCGCGCGATGGATACGGCCGGGATCGTGGCGGGCCCGCACGGCGTCACGGTGCAGTCCAATCCCGCGCTGCGCGAGATCTCCCACGGGCGGTGGGAGGAGATGACGCGCGCGGAAGTCGAGGCGCAGTACGCGGATGAGGCCGCCAACTGGGATGCGGACCCGTACACATTCGCGCCCCAGGGCGGTGAATCGGGGCTGCAGGTGACGGCGCGCGCGCTCCCCGCCGTGCTGGACATCGTCCGCGCGCATCCGGAGCAGACGGTGCTGATCGTGTCGCACAAGGCGACCATCCGCCTGCTGCTGAGTTCGCTGCTGGGGTTTGATCCGCGGCGTTACCGCGACAACCTGGACCAGAGCCCGGCCGCGTTGAACGTGGTTGATTTCCGGGGGCCGACCAAGGCGCGGCTCACGCTGTTCAACGATACGTCGCACTACGAGCAGGGCGGCCTTGCGCTTCCCGCCATGCCTGGGCCGCGGCTGTCGCGCTGGTGGTGCGGGGTGGATGAACAGCCGGACGCGCAGCGGTGGGCGCTGTGGCGGCAGGACGACAACGGCAATCGGTTCCGCGTGGATGACTTCGCCACCCGCGCCGAGGCGGACGCGAGCATGGCGGATTTTGAGTCGCGCCATCACAAGCAGACGTACTGGATCGCGCCGGCGGAGTGA